A region from the Peromyscus maniculatus bairdii isolate BWxNUB_F1_BW_parent chromosome 5, HU_Pman_BW_mat_3.1, whole genome shotgun sequence genome encodes:
- the LOC102911961 gene encoding calmodulin-like protein 3 → MANQLTEEQIAEFKEAFSLFDKDGDGCITTQELGTVMRSLGQNPTEAELQGMVNEIDKDGNGTVDFPEFLSMMSRKMKDSDSEEEIREAFRVFDKDGNGYVSAAELRHVMTRLGEKLSDEEVEEMIRAADTDGDGQVNYEEFVHMLVSK, encoded by the coding sequence ATGGCCAACCAGCTGACTGAGGAGCAAATCGCTGAGTTCAAGGAGGCCTTCTCTCTGTTTGACAAGGATGGGGATGGATGCATCACCACCCAGGAACTGGGCACGGTCATGCGGTCCCTGGGTCAGAACCCCACGGAGGCTGAGCTCCAGGGCATGGTGAATGAAATCGACAAGGATGGAAATGGCACCGTGGACTTCCCTGAGTTCCTGAGCATGATGTCCAGGAAGATGAAAGACAGTGACAGCGAGGAAGAGATCCGGGAGGCCTTCCGGGTGTTCGACAAGGATGGCAATGGTTATGTCAGCGCTGCTGAGCTGAGGCACGTGATGACCAGGCTCGGGGAGAAGCTGAGTgatgaggaggtggaggaaatgATCCGGGCAGCAGATACAGACGGTGATGGCCAAGTGAACTATGAGGAGTTTGTCCACATGCTGGTGTCCAAGTGA